A region of Selenomonadales bacterium 4137-cl DNA encodes the following proteins:
- a CDS encoding PBP1A family penicillin-binding protein gives MNDHGRRRRGLFAVWREYAVDALIVASAMVLFSAAGCAFFSLPRTDNLENLTMKAATQVFDVKGQPIAKLFEENRIVVTLGNVSQYVPQAIVANEDIRFYHHLGVDPIGILRAVWVNLRYGGLVEGGSTITQQLAREMFLTQEKTLSRKLNEALLALIIERKFSKEEILQAYLNQVYFGEGAYGVEAASQVYFGKHAAELSLSESALVAGLPRGPGIFSPYADMRAALKRRGTVLQGMANAGYISQEQAEAAQREPIVLAGKKRRVVQASYFLDYVAKELVGRYGANRVYKGGLKVYTTLDINLQQAAEAVLGKFQGAVLSLDPRNGYIRAMVGGRNYEESQINRVTAEVRQPGSAFKPFVYATALGQGQAANSIIIDERINFGGYSPQNYDKKYRGPVTMKKAVRWSVNVAAVKTGRQVGMANVLNLARSLGITTLVPEDDNLASALGGLTQGVSLMELCTAYTAFANGGVVSRPVAVLRVLDENDQVLEESRVVQQSVLSPEVAYIMTDILKGVLQDGTATPANLGRPAAGKTGTTDNYETAWFVGYTPELLTGIFIGNDNRTPVGISGTEVSALWGQMMVKAVEGTKATDFPVPPGVVTGVPVCADSGMLASGGCEETEYSAFVRGSEPTAIDPRTRPGQKLPEREGRPGQGGQKEQERKPGWKLPSWLRLPGF, from the coding sequence ATGAACGATCATGGCCGCCGGCGCCGCGGGCTATTTGCGGTCTGGCGGGAGTATGCCGTCGACGCCTTGATCGTGGCGTCAGCGATGGTGCTATTTTCAGCGGCTGGCTGTGCCTTTTTTTCCTTGCCGCGCACCGATAATCTGGAGAATCTGACAATGAAGGCGGCGACGCAGGTTTTCGATGTCAAAGGGCAGCCGATCGCGAAATTGTTCGAGGAGAACCGGATAGTGGTGACGTTGGGCAATGTTTCCCAATATGTGCCGCAGGCGATCGTCGCTAATGAGGATATCCGCTTTTATCATCATCTCGGCGTCGACCCGATCGGTATTTTGCGGGCGGTCTGGGTCAATCTTCGCTACGGCGGGTTGGTGGAGGGGGGCAGTACGATCACGCAGCAATTGGCGCGGGAGATGTTTCTGACCCAGGAGAAGACGCTAAGTCGCAAGCTCAACGAAGCGCTGCTGGCGCTGATAATCGAACGGAAGTTTTCCAAGGAGGAGATCCTCCAGGCGTATCTTAATCAGGTTTATTTCGGCGAGGGCGCTTATGGCGTCGAAGCGGCGTCACAGGTGTATTTCGGTAAACACGCGGCCGAACTTTCGTTGTCTGAGAGCGCGCTGGTGGCCGGGCTGCCCCGGGGGCCGGGTATTTTCTCGCCGTACGCCGATATGCGGGCGGCGCTCAAGCGCCGGGGCACGGTGCTGCAGGGGATGGCAAACGCCGGCTATATCAGCCAGGAGCAGGCCGAAGCAGCCCAGCGCGAGCCAATCGTCCTGGCAGGCAAGAAACGGCGGGTGGTGCAGGCTTCGTATTTTTTGGACTATGTCGCCAAGGAGCTTGTAGGGCGATATGGGGCCAATCGTGTCTATAAGGGGGGGCTGAAGGTCTATACGACGCTCGACATTAATCTGCAGCAGGCGGCGGAGGCGGTGCTGGGCAAGTTTCAGGGGGCGGTGCTGTCGCTCGATCCCAGGAACGGTTATATTCGGGCGATGGTGGGGGGGCGGAATTACGAGGAGAGCCAGATCAACCGCGTGACGGCAGAGGTTCGCCAGCCGGGGTCGGCCTTCAAGCCGTTCGTGTACGCAACCGCGTTGGGGCAGGGCCAGGCGGCCAATTCGATCATTATCGACGAGCGGATAAATTTCGGCGGTTATTCGCCCCAGAATTACGACAAAAAGTATCGCGGGCCGGTAACGATGAAGAAGGCCGTGCGCTGGTCGGTGAATGTGGCGGCGGTCAAGACGGGGCGGCAGGTGGGAATGGCGAACGTGCTTAATCTCGCCCGCAGCCTGGGGATCACGACGCTGGTGCCGGAGGATGATAACCTGGCGTCGGCATTGGGCGGGCTGACGCAGGGCGTGAGCCTGATGGAGCTTTGCACGGCCTATACGGCGTTCGCGAACGGGGGCGTCGTTTCACGCCCCGTGGCCGTGCTGAGGGTACTGGACGAGAACGACCAGGTACTGGAGGAATCGAGGGTGGTTCAGCAGTCGGTGTTGTCGCCCGAGGTGGCTTATATCATGACCGATATCCTGAAGGGGGTGTTGCAGGACGGTACGGCTACGCCGGCAAATCTCGGCCGGCCGGCAGCCGGTAAGACGGGGACGACCGACAATTACGAGACGGCCTGGTTCGTTGGCTATACGCCCGAACTGTTGACAGGGATTTTCATCGGCAACGACAACCGCACGCCGGTGGGTATTTCCGGGACGGAGGTTTCGGCTCTGTGGGGCCAGATGATGGTTAAGGCGGTGGAGGGGACGAAGGCGACCGATTTTCCCGTGCCGCCGGGGGTCGTAACGGGGGTGCCGGTGTGCGCCGATTCGGGCATGCTGGCCAGCGGCGGCTGCGAGGAGACGGAGTATAGCGCATTCGTCAGGGGCAGCGAGCCGACGGCTATCGATCCCCGCACCAGGCCGGGCCAGAAGCTGCCCGAGCGGGAAGGCCGTCCCGGGCAGGGCGGACAGAAGGAGCAGGAACGGAAGCCGGGCTGGAAGCTGCCTTCCTGGCTGCGATTGCCGGGATTTTGA
- a CDS encoding phosphatidylserine decarboxylase family protein, producing MTQTPIVREGFLYIGILVLITFLTALTLDPYWAIIPGVLAAFVTFFFRNPRRAIPGDDTLIVSAADGRVMGVSEVYEDQFLEQDGIKVTIFLSVFDVHVNRSPIAGEIKFQQYTCGRFRPAYKESAGCENERHTIGLENEKMKVLVTQIAGILARRIVSWVTLGVFLDRGERYGMIKFGSCTEIVVPRSVEILVKKGDRVRGGETVIGRLRE from the coding sequence ATGACCCAGACTCCTATCGTTAGAGAAGGTTTTCTGTATATCGGCATTCTCGTGCTTATCACTTTTCTCACCGCTTTGACTCTTGACCCTTACTGGGCCATCATCCCCGGTGTACTGGCCGCTTTTGTCACCTTTTTTTTCCGAAATCCCCGGCGGGCGATACCAGGCGACGATACGCTGATTGTGTCGGCGGCCGACGGAAGGGTGATGGGGGTCAGCGAGGTGTACGAGGACCAGTTCCTCGAGCAGGATGGGATAAAGGTTACGATATTTTTGTCTGTCTTTGACGTCCATGTCAACCGCAGCCCTATCGCCGGCGAGATCAAATTCCAGCAGTATACCTGCGGGAGGTTCCGCCCGGCTTACAAGGAATCCGCCGGTTGTGAGAACGAGCGGCATACCATCGGCCTGGAGAATGAGAAGATGAAGGTGCTGGTGACCCAGATCGCCGGCATACTGGCTCGCCGGATCGTCTCCTGGGTGACGTTGGGTGTTTTTCTTGATCGCGGTGAACGCTACGGCATGATCAAGTTCGGTTCTTGCACGGAGATCGTCGTTCCCCGGTCGGTGGAGATACTGGTCAAGAAAGGCGACAGGGTCCGGGGCGGCGAGACGGTTATTGGGAGGTTGCGCGAGTGA
- a CDS encoding WecB/TagA/CpsF family glycosyltransferase, translating to MRFEEFTLVRVDVLGVQIDAVTLAEAVRTVEGFIAEGGPHLVATANAEMVMAAGRDRELARILADAALVVPDGAGVVWAARHLGQPVPERVAGFDLAEELLARAATEGWRVFFFGGAPGIAAKASEAAAAKWPGLTVAGVRDGYFAPEEAASIAAAIRASKPHILLAALGVPKQEKWLAAQATTLAVPVSMGVGGTFDVMAGVTRRAPLWMQRAGLEWLYRLGCDPKRIGRMMALPRFVMRVLAAKKH from the coding sequence ATGCGTTTCGAGGAGTTTACGCTAGTGCGGGTGGATGTTTTGGGGGTCCAAATCGATGCAGTGACCTTGGCTGAGGCGGTGCGGACGGTGGAGGGCTTTATCGCCGAGGGAGGGCCGCATTTGGTGGCGACCGCCAATGCCGAGATGGTTATGGCGGCCGGACGGGACCGCGAGCTGGCCCGTATCCTGGCCGACGCCGCGCTTGTGGTGCCGGACGGCGCGGGGGTTGTCTGGGCGGCGCGCCATCTCGGGCAACCGGTGCCCGAGCGGGTGGCCGGCTTCGATCTGGCCGAGGAGCTGTTGGCCAGGGCCGCGACGGAGGGTTGGCGGGTGTTCTTCTTCGGCGGAGCGCCGGGAATCGCCGCCAAGGCCAGTGAAGCCGCGGCGGCAAAGTGGCCGGGGCTTACTGTCGCCGGCGTGCGCGACGGTTATTTCGCTCCGGAGGAGGCCGCGTCCATCGCCGCCGCTATCAGGGCGAGCAAGCCACACATCCTGCTGGCCGCTTTGGGAGTACCCAAGCAGGAAAAATGGCTGGCAGCACAAGCCACGACGCTGGCGGTGCCTGTATCGATGGGCGTCGGGGGCACTTTCGACGTGATGGCCGGCGTAACGCGACGCGCGCCGCTGTGGATGCAGCGGGCCGGCCTGGAGTGGCTGTACCGTCTCGGCTGCGACCCGAAACGCATCGGGCGGATGATGGCTTTGCCGCGCTTCGTCATGAGGGTGTTGGCTGCCAAAAAACATTAG
- the pssA gene encoding CDP-diacylglycerol--serine O-phosphatidyltransferase, producing MRTLIPNLLTCSNLVFGFLAMVAAYQGSFVAAAMLVVVAMVADGLDGRVARYFGVSSEFGKELDSLCDAGSFGVAPAFLAYAYMLKDFGWTGAVICAAFATCGALRLARFNIMTGVVKGYFLGLPIPAAGCTVATFVMTGLKPPAWLFALMVAVFAYLMVSKVKYPDFKGKGEKIRLVPAVLAVLVGGYLIFLSPPGVLFAAFFAYAVFGLLNNLFAAFEGNQT from the coding sequence GTGAGAACTTTGATCCCTAATCTGCTCACGTGTTCCAATCTGGTTTTTGGCTTTTTGGCGATGGTGGCGGCTTACCAGGGCTCCTTCGTTGCCGCCGCGATGCTGGTTGTCGTGGCGATGGTCGCCGACGGGCTGGACGGCCGCGTCGCCCGTTATTTTGGTGTGAGCAGCGAATTCGGCAAGGAACTCGATTCACTGTGCGACGCCGGCTCGTTTGGGGTGGCTCCCGCGTTTCTGGCCTACGCATATATGTTAAAGGATTTCGGCTGGACGGGCGCCGTGATCTGCGCCGCGTTCGCAACCTGCGGGGCGCTCCGCCTGGCGCGCTTCAACATCATGACCGGGGTGGTGAAGGGTTATTTTCTCGGCCTGCCGATACCGGCCGCGGGTTGTACGGTGGCGACTTTCGTCATGACCGGGCTCAAGCCGCCGGCTTGGCTCTTTGCCTTGATGGTGGCCGTGTTCGCGTACCTTATGGTCAGTAAGGTGAAGTATCCGGATTTCAAGGGCAAGGGCGAGAAAATTCGACTGGTGCCGGCCGTGCTGGCGGTGCTGGTCGGAGGTTATCTTATTTTCCTGTCGCCGCCCGGGGTGTTGTTCGCCGCGTTCTTCGCGTACGCTGTGTTCGGATTGCTCAACAACCTTTTCGCGGCGTTTGAGGGCAATCAGACGTAA
- a CDS encoding glycosyltransferase family 2 protein gives MIQLFDYIMVPMQLIIVFFTLYYFALAFFGVWRRREIKIMTPKKSFAVVIAAHNEEQVIVQLIENLHVLKYPRHLYDIFVVADNCKDRTAELARAAGAIVYERFNLEQRGKGYAMEWIFAKLFRLPRKYDAVAVFDADNLVHPNFLLEMNNRLCKGEKVIQGYLDAKNPCDTWISGTFALSFWVVNHIWHLAKYNLGLSSVLGGTGMCISTDVLHKFGWGATCLTEDMEFTMKALLLGIRTTWCHDAIVYDEKPLTFKQSWNQRKRWAQGHFDVASRYVPRLLYEGIRQRDIRILDGVLHLFQPHFLILSTTFVACTYINNLIPFYTDILFMVMPVEVWKMIAIGQYLFPVVVLAKIRAPLKAWWYMVLYPLFVYSWIPITFIGFLHRNDREWSHTQHTRGLSYRDVALATADDFPKENYLSKHAAK, from the coding sequence ATGATTCAGTTATTTGACTACATAATGGTTCCGATGCAGCTCATAATCGTATTTTTCACCCTTTATTACTTCGCGCTTGCTTTCTTCGGCGTCTGGCGTCGCCGGGAAATCAAGATAATGACCCCCAAGAAGTCGTTTGCGGTCGTAATAGCCGCTCATAACGAGGAGCAGGTAATCGTCCAACTCATCGAAAACCTGCATGTACTGAAATATCCCCGCCACCTGTACGATATTTTCGTCGTGGCCGACAACTGCAAGGACCGGACGGCCGAGTTGGCCAGGGCGGCGGGCGCGATAGTGTACGAGCGTTTTAATCTTGAGCAGCGCGGCAAGGGCTACGCGATGGAGTGGATTTTCGCCAAGCTGTTCCGTCTGCCGCGCAAATACGACGCGGTGGCCGTTTTCGACGCCGACAACTTGGTACATCCCAATTTCCTTCTCGAAATGAACAACCGCCTGTGCAAGGGCGAGAAGGTCATCCAGGGCTATCTGGATGCCAAGAATCCGTGCGACACCTGGATTTCCGGCACCTTCGCGCTTTCTTTCTGGGTGGTGAACCATATCTGGCATCTGGCGAAGTATAACCTCGGCCTCTCCAGCGTTCTCGGCGGCACGGGGATGTGCATTTCGACCGACGTGCTCCATAAATTCGGCTGGGGGGCGACCTGTCTGACCGAAGACATGGAGTTTACCATGAAGGCGTTGCTGCTCGGCATCCGCACCACCTGGTGCCACGATGCGATCGTCTACGACGAGAAGCCGCTGACCTTCAAGCAATCGTGGAATCAGCGAAAACGCTGGGCCCAGGGGCACTTCGACGTTGCCAGCCGCTACGTCCCGCGCCTGCTGTACGAGGGGATACGACAACGGGACATCCGGATACTCGACGGCGTGCTGCATCTTTTCCAGCCTCACTTCCTGATTTTGTCGACAACCTTTGTGGCTTGCACGTACATAAACAATTTAATCCCGTTCTACACCGACATCCTGTTCATGGTCATGCCTGTGGAGGTGTGGAAGATGATCGCCATCGGCCAATACCTTTTCCCGGTCGTCGTTCTGGCGAAAATCCGCGCTCCGCTGAAGGCGTGGTGGTACATGGTCCTTTATCCGCTGTTCGTATATAGCTGGATTCCCATTACCTTCATCGGTTTTCTGCACCGCAACGACCGCGAATGGAGCCATACCCAGCATACCCGCGGCTTGAGCTACCGCGACGTGGCGCTGGCGACCGCCGACGATTTCCCCAAGGAGAACTATTTGAGCAAGCACGCGGCGAAGTAG